In Dehalococcoidia bacterium, the genomic window TAACAATTACCTCTTCCCCTCCCTTATCGGCTTCAGCAGATATTCCAATCCGTTCAGCTTGATTTCATACATAGCCGACAGCAGCACACCTAGCTTCCCCGGCGGGAAACCTTTCTGGTGAAACCATACGAGATAGGGTTCGGGCAGGTCGCAGAGGATACGGTCTTTATATTTTCCGAAAGGCATACGGACAGACACCAGTTCAACCAATATTTGGGGGTCGATGGGGGAGGCGTCTTTCTGGAAATCCATTTTTTTACCCCGTTTGTCGGGTCAATACCGGCGGCTGGCTGGCTCGCCCGGATAAAAAGCGCGTTGGTTATAGTTCTGTTTTTGGGGTTACGGCCCCAAATCTGCTATAGTTAATATAAATATTCTTCGGTAAGCAGGTCAGCCCCGTTTTCCGGTTACCGAGATTCTACCACGTCATGCCTTTGCCGTCTCGTTGAGACGGCCGTTACACCGGCTGGAAAAAACTGATTTTTATGATGAGGTGATAATTTGAATATCTATGTCGGCAACCTGGACCGCGATGTAACCGAAGAAATGGTCAGGGGCCTGTTTGCCCGTTTCGGCGAGGTCGGCAAAGTGTCAATCATGCACGACAGGCGCGGCATTTCCAAGGGTTTCGCTTTTCTCGAGATGCCGGTGGAGAACGAAGGCCGTTCAGCTATAACGGGTTTGAACCGCACGATGTTCCTCGACCGTACGCTCGATATTACCGAGTCGCAGCCGCCCGGAGGCAAACGCGGGGGGAACAAAATCAAGTCAGGCCCCAAACGCCCCCGAAGATGATGTTTTTCGCGAGGCAGGCAGGGCAACGACGCGCCTTGCCCTTACGATTACACGAATTTTAGGAAATCGCCCCACCCAGGATTCTTCGGCCATCCTTTATGGCCTCCAGAATGACAGCCGTCATTTCCCTCCGAAATACCCCAGCGCCTGTTTGATCTTGTCTTCGAGAGTTAATTTTTTGTCGCGCGGCAGCGATGCCACGGCGCGGCTGGCCTCACTGGCAGAGTAGCCCAGCCCCAGCAGCGCCCCCACCACCTCCCCGTTCCCCTCGCCCACCGGCACCACCCGCGCCCCCGCCCAGCCCGTATTTATCTTGTCCTTGAGTTCGAGTATGAGCCTCCCGGCCAGCTTCTTGCCGATGCCGGGCACTGATGTCAGCAACTCCTCGCTGCCGCCTGCAATGGCGGATACGAGCTGCTCCACGCTCATAGCCGAGAGCATGGAAAGCGCCAGCTTGGGGCCGAAGCCGGAGACATTGATAAGCATCTGGAAGAGCTTGAGGTCTTCTTCGGCGGCGAAGCCGTAAAGCAGTATGGCATCTTCGCGCACGTGCGTGTGCGTGTGTACGCGCACCTCCTCGCCCAGCCCGCCGAGCGTAAGGAGCATGGAGATGGGCATAAACACCCGGAAGCCCACGCCACCCACGTTGATGACGGCTGAGTCGGCATTGAGCGCTTCGAGCGTACCCTTAAGGCTGGCAATCATAATCTTCCTCCAATGTCATCCTGAGCGTAGCGAAGGACCGTAGCGGATAGTAATCTCTCTGTTGTCATCCTGAGTCCGCCTGCGGCGGACGAAGGACCGTGTCGGATAGTCATTCCTCCATTAGCTTATCATACAAATCGCACCACTCGGGATTCATGCTTTCTATCAAAGCTACCTTCTTTTTTCGGAGCCAGCCTTTTATCTGCTTTTCTCTGGCAATAGCTGAGTTTATATCTTCACTTACTTCGTAATAAGCTAGCCGCTCCGTATTGTAACGCCGTGAAAAACCATAAATCAGATGGTTCTTATGTTCATGGACACGGCGCACGAGGTCATTAGTAACCCCGGTATAGAGAGTGGTGTTGTTCTTGGTCGTCATGATGTATACATAGTATTGCTTTTCTAACATGTCCCTACCGCGCCTTTCCGAAGCCCTGCTACGGCAACGCGTTTCTTCGTCACTTCGTTCCTCAGAATGACACTATGCGCCACTCCCATTGATAATATCTCTCAAACGGCTCTCTCTGAGGTGGCAGATGGCTACCGCCAGGGCGTCAGCGGCGTCGTTGGGCTGGGGCACCTCGTCGAGGTCGAGCAGCATTTTGACCATCTCCTGCATCTGCTCCTTGGAAGACGCGCCGTAGTCCGCCACATGGTGTTTTACCTGCGCCGGCGAGTATTCGTAGATGGGTTTCTTGTTCTGGGCGGCGACCAGCAGCACGATGGCCTGCGCCTTGCCGATGGCAAGCGCCGATTTGATATTCTCGCCCACAAATGGGGTCTCGACGGCTAAGACATCGGGTTTATACTTGCGCACGACGGCCATGAGTCCTTCGTAGAGAAAAAGCAAACGCTCCGACATGTCGGAGCGCGCCTTGCATTTTATAGTATCGAAATGGACAAGCGACATTTCGTCGCGCTGGCTTTCTATCAGCCCGTAGCCGAGGACGATGGTGCCGGGGTCAATGCCTAATATCCTCATACATTGTTGTGATGTCACTTGGCCTGTGAGTGGTACTTCTCCATTATCTCGTCGCTGAAGTCCACGTTGTTGTAGACGTTCTGCACGTCGTCCATCTCTTCCAGGCGGTCCAGCATGCGCAGCACCTGGAAGGAGGTGTGCTCGTCCAGGCTAACGGAGGTCTTGGGCACCTTGGCATGCTCCGCGCTCTCTACAGTGATGCCAGCCTTTTCCAGTGCCTTGCGCACCATTTCCAGCTCGGCGGGCTTGGTATAAATCTCTATGTAATCTCCCAGCGGGGCCACGTCTTCCGCTCCCGCATCGATAGCCTGCATGGTGAGGTCGTCGATGTTCTTGCCCTCGGTTAATACGCCGATGACGCCGCGGTTTTCGAACATCCAGGCCACCGAGCCGGTCTCGCCCAGGTTGCCGCCGGCGCGGGTGAAGGCCGAGCGCAGCTCCTGCACGGCGCGGTTTCGGTTGTCGCTCACTATGTCCACCATGATGGCGGAACCGCCCGGCCCGTAGCCTTCATAGGAAGACTCGAACATGACCTGACCTTCGAGGTTTCCCTCGCCTTTTTTGATGGCGCGTTCGATGTTCTCGCCCGGCATGCGAGCGTCCCTGGCCTTCTGGATGGCCAGCCTCAGGCGCGAGTTGCTATCGGGATTGCCGCCGCCCGAACGCGTGGCGAAGATGATCTCACGCGTGAGCTTGGTAAAAAGCTGGCCGCGCTTGGCGTCGGCCACGCCCTTCTGGTTCTTGATTGATTTCCATTTAGAGTGTCCGGACATAAATATATCCTCCTTCCGAAAACCGGAAGACTTTCTTTCAACAGAATATTGTAGCATGTTGTTGTCAAGAGGTGAATAGCGCGGAGACTTTTCAACTTAGTCTTTCGTCCACAGGGGAAGATCCTGCAAGAGGGAGACGCATCAGCCTCGTCCTGAGCGAAGTCGAAGGATCCTACCCTCTTAACAATTTCACCTTCGAATTGCAAAACCGGGGCGTCAAGAGGGGTGCAGACCCCTCTTGAAAAATCTTTTTAATTTAATATCCCCTTCCCGATGGGAAGGGGATAAAGCATGCACTGAGCGAAGCGAATGTGGGGATGGGGTAAAGGACACAAGCAGCCGTACTTGAAATAAGTACACGGATAATGCATATTGGATACATTCCGAAAGGTGCGTGAAACACAATGGGCGATACGGCAAACGGGGCGGCCTATCCCTTAAGCACAGGCCTGATTCACCTGGACGAACTTCTGCAGGGGCTGAGGCCGGGCGATAACGTCGTCTGGCAGATAGAGAGCCTGGCGGATTTTGCCTACTTTGCCGTACCTTTCGCGCGTGAGGCTCTGCGTGAAGGCCGCGCGTGTGTTTACCTGCGCTTTGCCGAACACCCGCCGCTCTTACCCGCTACCGACGGCATCGACATTATACGAGTGGATGCCAGCTCCGGCTTCGATAGTTTCACCACCGAGCTGCACGCCATTATCGAGTCCCATAGCGCCAGTACGACCTATATCTTCGATAACCTGTCCTTCCTGGTCTCCAAGTGGGCTACCGACGAGCTGGTGGCTAATTTTTTCCAGGTGACCTGCCCTTTCATCCTGCAGCTCGGAGCGCTGGCCTACTTCCCGCTCATCTACGGCAAGCACAGCCACGAGACTATCGCCCGCATCAAGAGCACCACCCAGATACTCATCAATGTTTACAAGCCGCAGGGAGTGTTGTACGTCCATCCGCAAAAAGTCTGGGAACGCTACTCCTCCCAGATGTTCCTGGCGCACTGCGTGGAGGAACCCGCCTGGCAGCCGGTCTTTCAGAGCGGTGAAGCCGCTGCCATCTCATCGACTTCCTTCCCCCAGCCCCTCGTCAAGGGCGCGAGCCCGGCCTCTCCCTGGGACAGCATTTACAACCGGCTTATGCAATACCGCCAGTCAGCGGTTTCCAGCGCGGAATATCCTCCCGAGATACGGGCGCTTAAAAACGAACTCACCCGTTTTATGCTGGGAGACCAGGCTGCCTTCAGCGAACTGACGCAGAGGCACATCACGCTGGATGACCTCATCGCCATCCGAGAGCGGCTCATCGGCACAGGGCGCATAGGTGGAAAGGCGGCCGGCATGCTGCTGGCGCGGCGCATACTTACGGATTACCGCGGGGAGGTGGACTTCACCGCAATACTTGAGCCGCATGACTCGTTCTACATTGGTTCGGATGTCTTTTTTACTTTTTTAGTCAACAACGGACTCTTCGAGCTGCGCATCCAGTTGACCCGCAGCTGTAACCTTTCGCGCCAGACTTTCGATGATGTGCAGCAGCGTTTTCTGGAAGGCGAGTTCCCGCCCGAAATAATGGAGCAGTTCCGCAATATGCTGGACTACTTCGGCCAGGCCCCCATCATCGTGCGTTCGTCGTCCCTGATGGAGGACAGCCTGGGTAATGCCTTCGCCGGCAAGTATTTCAGCGAATTTTGCGCCAACCAGGGCAGCCCGGAGGAGCGCCTGTCCGCCTTTACTCGCGCGGTGAAAACGGTGTATGCCAGTGCCCTCAATCCCGACGCCGTCGCCTATCGCCAGCGCCAGGGACTGGCAGAAAGCGACGAGCAGATGGCCGTGCTGGTGCAGCGCGTTTCCGGCATGCCGTACAAACAATACTTCTTCCCCGGCGTGGCCGGGGTGGGTTTTTCGCACAATATGTACGCCTGGACCAGCCGCATAGACCCGGCTAGAGGAATGCTCAGGCTGGTCTTCGGGCTGGGAACGCGGGCGGTCAACCGCATGGACGGAGATTACACCCGGGTGGTGGCGTTAAGCCATCCGGAGCTGAGACCCGAGATCGGCGACAGGGTGGTGCGCTATTCCCAGCATAACGTTGATGTGCTGGACTTGTCGCAGAACCGCCTAATGACGCTGGGGACGGCGGAACTGCTGGGGCCGGACTACGAATACCCCGGCCTCGAGCTGCTGGCCTCTGTGGTCAAGGACGGCATGGTACGCGGCCTGGAGAGCTTACTGGCTTCTGATACGGTGAGCAGTATCACCATAACCTTTGACGAGCTGCTGAGCAAAACCGGGTTCGTCAACATAATGGATAACATGCTCAGTGTGCTGGAGCAGGCCTACGGCCACCCGGTGGATACCGAATTCACGGCCTATATAAATTCCGAGGGCAGCGTCAGGGTCAACCTGCTGCAATGCCGCTCACTGCGCCTGCCCGGAGGCAGCGCCTCCGCCGAGATACCGCAGAACCTGCCGGAGGAAAGGGTACTCTTCCGTTCCGGCCAGTTTCTCAGCGGCGGCATCGTGTCCGATGTGCGCTATATCCTGTATGTCGACCCGGAGGCGTATAGTTCGCAGTCCTCGCCCGATATGAAACGCCAGCTCGGGCGGGTAATCGGCAGGCTGAATCAGTTGCCGCAGATAGCGCAAGGCAGAGTAATTCTCATCGGCCCCGGCAGATGGGGCAGCACCAACCTGGAGCTGGGCGTCAACGTGGGCTACTCGGACATCAGCAACGTAGCGGTGCTAACCGAGATGGCCGATGAGGCCGCCGGGCGTTTGCCGGAGCTGTCCTACGGCACCCATTTTTTCCAGGACCTGGTGGAGTCGCAGATAATCTACGTGGCGGTCTATCCGCAGCAGGCGGATGCGCATTTCAACCGCAAGTTTTTCTCGCGCGCGCCGAACGTCCTGCGCAGCGTTATGCCCGAAGCAAGCCCGTTCAGCTCTCTCATCCGCCTCATCGACGTGCCGGCGGCCACCGGCGGCCTGCACGCCCAACTGGCGGCCGACTCCGGCTCGCGCCAGGTCATTTGTTACCTGGCATAGGAGGAAATCATGTCTGAAAAAACCATCGCACAAAAGTTGCTCATAAGAGAGGGATACATGGTTTTACTCTCGATTGGACTGTCACAATGCACACCAGAATTCATCATACCATTCAGGCAGTGTTTGGAAGTTTAGATGAGTGTCCACTTCGATTCTGATTTTCGCTTTTATTCAAACGCCCTTTTTTAACCTTCCAACAATCACTAGATATTCAGGGGTTTGAAAGTTGGCGAATAGACGAATTTTCGCTCTAACTTCGTTGCCTAGTCTAAGGTTTTGAGTTAAATGAAACTCTTTGACTTTCGGCAGAGATAGGACATCCTGCTCGGATGAGCCCACCCAATATCCTATGTCATCAGTCTTTCCCATGATGCACGGTAAAACATAACATTCTTCGAGGGCTTCGCTACCATATTCAAGAATAATCATACCATACGCCATTTTCGCCAACATACGAAAATAACTATTAACAGGGAATGTCGCCGACACTTTGATTTCATCAACACCTAGCCTCTTCTTAAAGGCATCAAAGTCTCGCCCATGAAGTGTCCCCCCAACCAAAATAATTCCCTTATCGTATTCGTAGTTTTGAATGTACCTGGGTTGCTTTGGTACAAGCATGATGAAAAACGGGGGGCATTCGGATGTTGGAATTGTAATTGTCGTCTCAACTCCGTTCTTAGTGACATCAAAGGTGAAACTCTTTGGCCGAAGGTCTTTATGTCTCGTGGGCAAACCCAACACAGAGCGAGCTAATATAAACTGTTTTTTAAGGACTTCCCCCTCGAATGCTGATGTCATGTCACGACAAGTACCACAACTGGCATTGCGTAATATCCATGGCCCTTTAAGACCAAAAGGAAGAATATGCTCGTCAGAAAGGTTGGACGTTGAACCACAATAGATACATCTTCCGATGTCTCTTCGAGTAGGTATACTGTTCCCTGCGTTCATGTTTCGCACTCTACCCACTTCTCGTTTTTGTTGGTGCCCCCGCCGACGTATACCCGTGCGCAGTTATAAGTCATTGGTTTGATTGACCTCTCCATCGATATGCTCGACGAAAGCCTATTTCCTCAGCTTCTTTAACAGTATCGACATATGTTTCATTTCGTTCTTCCTCAATAGTCGTTCGGTCGTATTGCTGGTCAAAAGGTAGATGATAAATTTTCGTGCCATCCCGATGAGATACGTTACACTTAATGCAGGGATATGGAAGTAAATCATAGTTTTCTGTTATAGATATATCCAACATTTTTGCGAATTTCTTCGCCATATCGGATAGAACCGTATGCGTAACAAATACAGGTTCGACTTTCGCTTCTGGGTGGTCAATCTTATAAGAAATAACCGTACCG contains:
- a CDS encoding YebC/PmpR family DNA-binding transcriptional regulator translates to MSGHSKWKSIKNQKGVADAKRGQLFTKLTREIIFATRSGGGNPDSNSRLRLAIQKARDARMPGENIERAIKKGEGNLEGQVMFESSYEGYGPGGSAIMVDIVSDNRNRAVQELRSAFTRAGGNLGETGSVAWMFENRGVIGVLTEGKNIDDLTMQAIDAGAEDVAPLGDYIEIYTKPAELEMVRKALEKAGITVESAEHAKVPKTSVSLDEHTSFQVLRMLDRLEEMDDVQNVYNNVDFSDEIMEKYHSQAK
- a CDS encoding GIY-YIG nuclease family protein → MLEKQYYVYIMTTKNNTTLYTGVTNDLVRRVHEHKNHLIYGFSRRYNTERLAYYEVSEDINSAIAREKQIKGWLRKKKVALIESMNPEWCDLYDKLMEE
- the ruvA gene encoding Holliday junction branch migration protein RuvA: MIASLKGTLEALNADSAVINVGGVGFRVFMPISMLLTLGGLGEEVRVHTHTHVREDAILLYGFAAEEDLKLFQMLINVSGFGPKLALSMLSAMSVEQLVSAIAGGSEELLTSVPGIGKKLAGRLILELKDKINTGWAGARVVPVGEGNGEVVGALLGLGYSASEASRAVASLPRDKKLTLEDKIKQALGYFGGK
- a CDS encoding phosphoenolpyruvate synthase, with product MGDTANGAAYPLSTGLIHLDELLQGLRPGDNVVWQIESLADFAYFAVPFAREALREGRACVYLRFAEHPPLLPATDGIDIIRVDASSGFDSFTTELHAIIESHSASTTYIFDNLSFLVSKWATDELVANFFQVTCPFILQLGALAYFPLIYGKHSHETIARIKSTTQILINVYKPQGVLYVHPQKVWERYSSQMFLAHCVEEPAWQPVFQSGEAAAISSTSFPQPLVKGASPASPWDSIYNRLMQYRQSAVSSAEYPPEIRALKNELTRFMLGDQAAFSELTQRHITLDDLIAIRERLIGTGRIGGKAAGMLLARRILTDYRGEVDFTAILEPHDSFYIGSDVFFTFLVNNGLFELRIQLTRSCNLSRQTFDDVQQRFLEGEFPPEIMEQFRNMLDYFGQAPIIVRSSSLMEDSLGNAFAGKYFSEFCANQGSPEERLSAFTRAVKTVYASALNPDAVAYRQRQGLAESDEQMAVLVQRVSGMPYKQYFFPGVAGVGFSHNMYAWTSRIDPARGMLRLVFGLGTRAVNRMDGDYTRVVALSHPELRPEIGDRVVRYSQHNVDVLDLSQNRLMTLGTAELLGPDYEYPGLELLASVVKDGMVRGLESLLASDTVSSITITFDELLSKTGFVNIMDNMLSVLEQAYGHPVDTEFTAYINSEGSVRVNLLQCRSLRLPGGSASAEIPQNLPEERVLFRSGQFLSGGIVSDVRYILYVDPEAYSSQSSPDMKRQLGRVIGRLNQLPQIAQGRVILIGPGRWGSTNLELGVNVGYSDISNVAVLTEMADEAAGRLPELSYGTHFFQDLVESQIIYVAVYPQQADAHFNRKFFSRAPNVLRSVMPEASPFSSLIRLIDVPAATGGLHAQLAADSGSRQVICYLA
- a CDS encoding RNA-binding protein; protein product: MVRGLFARFGEVGKVSIMHDRRGISKGFAFLEMPVENEGRSAITGLNRTMFLDRTLDITESQPPGGKRGGNKIKSGPKRPRR
- the ruvC gene encoding crossover junction endodeoxyribonuclease RuvC, whose amino-acid sequence is MRILGIDPGTIVLGYGLIESQRDEMSLVHFDTIKCKARSDMSERLLFLYEGLMAVVRKYKPDVLAVETPFVGENIKSALAIGKAQAIVLLVAAQNKKPIYEYSPAQVKHHVADYGASSKEQMQEMVKMLLDLDEVPQPNDAADALAVAICHLRESRLRDIINGSGA